From a single Gimesia fumaroli genomic region:
- a CDS encoding DUF1501 domain-containing protein: MNHQPEQPHTRRDFFARTSDGVMGAALTHLLCQDFFGGTQALANDAPHQPQQFDLKPKQPHHTPKATSVIHLFMNGGPSQMDLFDPKPVLNKMDGKPYPGNIEDLGNSNTTSIGEMLGGQYKFACHGESGMWMADVLPHTAKMADELCLINSMWTDHPNHDNALYKIHSGRLFMGYPTIGSWTVYGLGTENQNLPAYVVLTDPLGAPKNGTRNWTSGFLPPTYQGTRLRPTGSPILNLKPQYEQPAAVTESARKLLNQLDGIHRQKRPHYPLLDARIESYSLAARMQMSATEALDLSSETQHTLTDYGIGDKETESYGKRCLLARRLVERGVRFVQIFLEEQPWDSHADLSANHRAMCQRTDKPVAALLRDLKQRGLLDSTLVIWGGEFGRTPTTQKSANGFSGRDHNMQAFTSWMAGGGIKGGTTYGITDEFGHSVVENPVSVHDFHATILHQLGLHHQELFYTRSGLEERLTGVNPPRVVKEILS, from the coding sequence ATGAATCACCAGCCCGAACAACCTCACACTCGTCGCGACTTCTTTGCCCGTACCAGCGATGGCGTCATGGGCGCTGCTCTGACGCACCTGTTATGCCAGGACTTTTTTGGTGGAACCCAGGCACTGGCGAATGATGCCCCGCATCAACCACAACAGTTTGATCTCAAACCCAAACAACCACACCACACTCCGAAAGCCACTTCCGTCATTCATCTGTTTATGAATGGCGGGCCGAGCCAGATGGATCTGTTCGATCCTAAACCGGTTCTGAACAAAATGGACGGCAAGCCGTACCCGGGCAACATTGAAGACCTGGGGAATTCCAACACCACCAGTATCGGCGAAATGCTGGGCGGACAGTACAAATTCGCCTGTCATGGAGAATCCGGAATGTGGATGGCAGATGTTCTGCCCCACACTGCGAAGATGGCCGATGAACTCTGCCTGATCAACTCCATGTGGACCGATCATCCAAACCACGACAATGCCTTGTATAAAATTCACAGCGGTCGCCTCTTCATGGGCTACCCCACGATTGGATCCTGGACGGTCTATGGACTGGGAACCGAAAACCAGAACCTGCCCGCCTATGTCGTACTCACAGATCCTCTCGGTGCCCCCAAAAACGGTACACGCAACTGGACATCCGGCTTTTTGCCCCCGACATATCAGGGCACGCGACTCCGCCCCACGGGCTCGCCGATCCTGAATCTCAAGCCGCAATACGAGCAACCGGCGGCTGTCACCGAGTCTGCACGCAAACTGCTCAATCAACTGGACGGAATCCACCGCCAGAAACGCCCCCACTATCCTCTGCTTGATGCTCGCATCGAATCGTACAGTCTTGCAGCGCGCATGCAGATGTCGGCCACCGAAGCCCTTGATTTATCCAGCGAGACACAACACACCCTCACCGATTATGGCATCGGTGACAAAGAGACCGAATCTTACGGCAAACGCTGTCTGCTTGCCCGCAGACTGGTCGAACGGGGAGTCCGTTTCGTGCAGATCTTCCTGGAAGAACAACCCTGGGACAGCCATGCGGATCTCTCCGCCAATCACCGCGCCATGTGTCAACGAACCGACAAGCCGGTCGCCGCACTGCTCCGCGATCTCAAACAGCGCGGACTGCTCGACTCCACACTCGTCATCTGGGGCGGCGAATTTGGTCGCACTCCCACTACGCAAAAATCCGCCAATGGTTTCTCAGGCCGCGACCATAACATGCAGGCCTTTACATCCTGGATGGCCGGAGGAGGTATTAAAGGGGGAACGACCTACGGTATCACTGATGAATTCGGACACAGTGTCGTTGAAAACCCCGTCAGCGTACATGACTTCCATGCGACCATTCTCCACCAGTTGGGGCTGCATCACCAGGAACTATTCTATACCCGCAGTGGGCTGGAAGAGCGTCTGACTGGTGTCAATCCACCGCGCGTGGTTAAGGAGATCCTCAGTTGA
- a CDS encoding DUF1549 domain-containing protein encodes MYKIVKYSVCFNLIVLLMMSSANAADLSPEVMQFFEKEVRPLLSEHCWSCHGEKEQKGALRLDTRGHLLLGGESGKSIIPGKPDESLLIEAVRYESYEMPPSGKLKENQIKVLEKWVSLGAPWPGADDSIPVRKEHGPGFTDEDRTWWAIQPLQDVTVPVVSDGDWCRNEVDQFILSRLRQNGLSPAPEAGREALIRRVYFDLHGLPPTPTEVQRFLDDQRPDAYERLVDLLLESPRYGERWARHWLDVVRYADSDGYRADGYRPNAWRYRDYVIRSLNEDKPYNQFVQEQLAGDELFPNDVDAQIATGFLTHGIYEWNSRDVAGQWDIMLNELTDTVGDVFLGVGMQCAKCHDHKFDPILQKDYFQLRAFFEPILIQTGQEVATPKQLEKHRLEMDAWEQATKKIRKELTEIEVPYREQARAVIKSFPPDIQTMISKPEEKRSPLEQQLVKLAWRQVEHNYKNLDKKLKPADKERVLALRRNLKAFDKLKPAPLPVAQQVSDVGPVAPKTMIPKKRTECEPGFLTILDETSGDEFGSPSQDTTGRRSALARWLTQESNPLSTRVIVNRIWQYHFRKGLAPHSSDLGRLGGPPSHPDLLDWLTRNFLDDGWRFKRLHRLIVTSATYRQSTQHPQENAMASIDPANKFYWSAETRRLDAEQIRDSILAVTGQLNLQAGGSGVTPSVPKRSIYLRMMRNSRDPLLEAFDLPRFFVSVPARDTTTSPVQSLQLFNSQQMLRFADQLSKRAYEEVAAVPGTERENAAVRRAWEIVFGRPVTKGELSQATTFLNRQSELLAEQETTVNLQQLETATMPYRTGQSVVFHADKPSSFYVVDDKRLTPQDCTIEAFFQIRSVYESGAVRTLVSKWSGKVSEPGWLFGVTGRGSRRKPQTLVFRTFGRKSDGTIGDEIVFSDQHIEFNTPYYAAVSFHVSGERAGEIDFYLKDLSNDDEQLGRMTKKHKTRQVQGNNLPLAIGRMVRNRNSLFDGLIDDIRISSQGLDVPSLLFTQESVTKETLGYWKFDPVPGMFQDSSPNQHNISQNDRMTSSANPRREAFVDLCHILLNSNEFLYVH; translated from the coding sequence ATGTATAAGATAGTCAAATATAGTGTGTGCTTTAATCTCATTGTCTTACTGATGATGTCTTCAGCAAATGCTGCTGATCTCTCACCAGAAGTGATGCAGTTCTTTGAGAAAGAAGTGCGCCCCTTGCTCTCGGAACACTGCTGGTCTTGCCACGGTGAGAAAGAGCAGAAAGGAGCCCTGCGGCTCGACACCCGCGGCCACCTGCTGCTGGGAGGGGAGTCCGGGAAATCTATCATACCCGGCAAACCAGACGAAAGTTTGCTCATCGAGGCAGTTCGTTATGAATCGTATGAGATGCCACCTTCGGGAAAACTGAAGGAGAACCAGATCAAGGTGCTCGAAAAATGGGTTTCCCTTGGCGCTCCCTGGCCTGGGGCAGATGACTCGATTCCGGTTCGCAAGGAGCATGGCCCTGGATTCACTGACGAGGACCGCACCTGGTGGGCGATTCAGCCTTTACAGGATGTCACAGTGCCAGTAGTGTCAGACGGTGACTGGTGCAGGAACGAAGTCGACCAGTTTATTCTTTCCAGGCTAAGGCAAAATGGATTGTCTCCTGCGCCGGAAGCGGGCCGGGAAGCATTAATTCGCCGGGTCTATTTTGACCTGCACGGCTTGCCTCCCACCCCGACGGAAGTGCAGAGGTTCTTGGATGATCAAAGACCGGACGCCTACGAGAGACTCGTTGATCTCTTGCTCGAAAGTCCCCGGTATGGCGAACGCTGGGCGCGGCACTGGCTTGATGTTGTGAGGTATGCCGACTCGGATGGCTACCGTGCTGACGGCTACCGTCCCAATGCGTGGCGTTATCGTGATTATGTGATTCGCTCTCTCAATGAAGATAAGCCTTACAACCAGTTCGTTCAGGAACAGTTGGCAGGAGATGAGCTGTTTCCCAATGATGTCGATGCACAAATTGCAACAGGGTTCCTGACTCATGGGATTTATGAGTGGAATAGCCGTGATGTTGCCGGTCAGTGGGACATCATGTTAAACGAATTAACCGACACCGTTGGCGATGTCTTTCTGGGAGTGGGCATGCAATGTGCCAAGTGTCACGATCATAAGTTTGATCCCATTCTGCAGAAAGATTATTTCCAGTTGCGTGCTTTCTTCGAGCCGATCCTGATTCAAACAGGGCAAGAGGTTGCCACACCAAAGCAGCTTGAAAAACACCGTCTTGAAATGGATGCCTGGGAGCAGGCCACGAAAAAGATTCGTAAGGAACTCACAGAGATCGAGGTCCCTTATCGAGAGCAGGCCAGAGCCGTCATTAAGTCGTTTCCTCCTGATATCCAGACGATGATTAGTAAACCAGAGGAGAAGCGGTCTCCTCTGGAACAACAGTTAGTTAAGCTGGCGTGGCGGCAGGTGGAACACAATTACAAGAACCTCGACAAAAAACTGAAACCGGCAGATAAAGAGAGAGTTCTGGCTTTAAGACGCAATCTGAAAGCGTTCGATAAGCTGAAGCCTGCTCCGCTACCGGTTGCGCAGCAGGTCAGTGATGTGGGTCCGGTCGCCCCCAAAACAATGATTCCTAAAAAACGCACAGAATGTGAGCCCGGTTTTCTGACAATACTTGATGAGACGTCTGGCGATGAATTTGGCTCCCCCAGTCAGGATACCACCGGTCGTAGAAGTGCTTTAGCACGTTGGCTCACTCAGGAAAGTAATCCTTTGTCGACACGCGTAATCGTGAATCGCATCTGGCAATATCACTTCAGAAAAGGACTCGCGCCACACAGCAGCGATTTAGGTCGCCTGGGTGGGCCGCCTTCACATCCGGATCTGCTTGATTGGCTGACAAGAAACTTCCTTGATGATGGCTGGAGATTCAAACGCCTGCATCGATTGATCGTCACATCTGCGACCTATCGTCAGTCAACTCAGCATCCACAGGAAAATGCGATGGCTTCCATCGATCCCGCCAACAAATTTTACTGGAGTGCGGAGACACGTCGGCTCGACGCAGAGCAAATCCGCGACTCCATCTTGGCTGTGACAGGGCAGCTTAACCTACAGGCGGGTGGTTCGGGAGTGACTCCCAGTGTACCAAAACGGTCAATCTATCTACGGATGATGAGAAACAGTCGTGATCCATTATTAGAAGCGTTTGACTTACCGCGGTTTTTCGTCAGTGTGCCTGCCCGCGATACGACGACGTCTCCTGTTCAATCACTGCAGTTGTTCAACAGCCAGCAAATGCTGCGATTTGCGGATCAATTGTCGAAAAGGGCTTATGAGGAAGTTGCAGCGGTTCCTGGCACCGAGAGAGAAAATGCGGCTGTGCGACGCGCATGGGAAATCGTTTTTGGCAGGCCTGTAACAAAAGGGGAATTGTCACAGGCAACAACGTTTCTGAATCGTCAATCAGAGCTGTTGGCTGAGCAGGAAACGACGGTCAATTTGCAGCAACTGGAAACCGCGACCATGCCTTACCGTACTGGGCAGTCGGTCGTGTTTCATGCGGATAAGCCGTCTTCTTTCTATGTCGTTGATGACAAAAGATTAACCCCGCAGGACTGCACAATAGAAGCCTTCTTTCAGATACGGTCTGTATACGAATCTGGGGCTGTTCGTACGCTTGTATCGAAGTGGAGCGGCAAGGTTTCTGAGCCAGGCTGGCTATTTGGTGTTACCGGCCGCGGCTCCCGACGCAAGCCGCAAACACTTGTGTTTCGTACATTCGGTCGGAAAAGCGATGGAACCATCGGTGACGAGATTGTTTTTTCTGATCAACATATTGAATTCAATACGCCCTATTATGCCGCAGTCAGTTTTCATGTCTCAGGCGAGCGTGCCGGCGAGATCGACTTCTACCTGAAAGATCTCTCAAACGATGATGAGCAGTTAGGACGGATGACAAAAAAGCACAAAACACGACAGGTTCAAGGGAATAACCTGCCACTGGCCATTGGTCGCATGGTTCGTAATCGAAATAGTCTCTTTGACGGATTGATTGATGATATCCGGATTTCATCGCAGGGGCTGGACGTTCCGTCGCTGCTCTTTACACAGGAATCCGTTACGAAGGAGACACTGGGCTATTGGAAATTCGATCCTGTGCCGGGTATGTTTCAGGACAGTTCGCCCAATCAGCATAATATTTCTCAAAATGACCGGATGACTTCTTCCGCCAATCCTCGTCGTGAGGCCTTTGTCGATCTGTGTCACATTCTGCTTAACTCAAATGAATTTTTATACGTGCACTAA
- a CDS encoding PSD1 and planctomycete cytochrome C domain-containing protein: protein MISTRFTLPLFVAVFVSFPIGANQAAEKPLLFEADIQPVLSAKCGKCHSEKVRKGGLDLSTVAGVHRGGESGESSIADTVDDSLLWILIDAGDMPPEGQPQLTKKERKLIQTWLSTGAKSAKPYQPEEKQLTQHDVLPIMLLRCTTCHGARLKRGGLDLRTPASMQKGGEHGPAFIAGKPAESLMIQRIESHACPPQEQLLKFFVKRPPPSEVDTLRQWIAADAPVDNIAPDVPGTEPDPLVTEEDRQHWAFQPPEAPLGVSSIDDLILKKLQAHNLNFSPEADRDTLIRRVYLDLTGIPPTLKEWKRWHNTDDPNWYAAMIDHLLASPRYGERWGRYWLDIAGYADSEGGVSSDPLREVAWKYRDYVIDAFNTDKPYDRFLLEQIAGDELIDYENAPATTEEMVQNLVATGFLRMGIDQTGSRTMNFVPERLGVVNDAINVMGSGVMGLTLECARCHSHKYDPLPHRDYYRFKAIFQGALDEYDWLTFKNRSLELATPEQQSRVKQINPLLNKRLKKLESAHKKAIAALQVAMLRQFYPKQSAAEQQETLRALKIADNTRTQRQRILVEKLRIAETMPESKFSESVKQAQQNVISIEKQKTEIKQQMEPPLTIRALWDRGEPSPTYILLRGEHDQPGKLVGPGVPSVLTDGRTPFSVQPPFPKGTPKTGRRLALARWLTKKDHPLTARVIVNRIWYHHFGTGLVKTLENFGVKGERPSHPELLDWLAVKFVEQGWRIKDMHHLMLNSRTYRQSSTITPEIQQHDPQNRLLSHMPLRRMNAEALRDSILAVSGKLDLTPGGPPDSVTVDRNGLVSANITSNEGWRRSVYLQYRRTEIPTMLDTFDYPEMGPNCVSRTISTVSPQSLMLLNNERVHSLSRAFASRVRNMLADQNKDDLKTQIALVYQLALNRLPTAEEKQLGQETLQELKSLWKDNPQAALDTYCHTILNSAAFLYID from the coding sequence ATGATCTCCACACGATTTACCTTGCCTCTGTTTGTTGCTGTTTTCGTTTCGTTCCCGATTGGAGCGAACCAAGCGGCTGAAAAACCACTCCTCTTCGAAGCGGATATCCAACCGGTTCTCTCTGCCAAATGTGGTAAATGCCACAGTGAGAAGGTTCGCAAAGGGGGGCTGGATCTCTCTACGGTCGCCGGCGTCCATCGCGGGGGAGAGTCAGGCGAATCCTCCATCGCTGACACTGTGGATGACAGCCTGCTCTGGATTCTGATCGACGCGGGTGATATGCCGCCGGAAGGGCAGCCTCAGCTCACCAAAAAAGAGCGCAAACTCATCCAAACCTGGCTCTCCACAGGAGCGAAGTCAGCCAAGCCATACCAACCCGAGGAAAAACAGCTCACACAACACGATGTACTGCCAATCATGTTGCTCCGCTGTACCACCTGCCATGGTGCTCGCCTCAAACGAGGGGGCCTGGATCTCAGAACTCCAGCCAGTATGCAAAAAGGAGGCGAACACGGCCCTGCCTTTATCGCAGGTAAACCAGCTGAAAGCCTGATGATTCAACGGATCGAAAGCCATGCCTGCCCCCCGCAAGAACAACTGCTGAAGTTTTTTGTCAAACGTCCTCCGCCCTCAGAAGTTGATACCCTGCGACAATGGATCGCCGCCGATGCCCCTGTTGACAACATCGCCCCTGATGTTCCCGGCACGGAACCAGACCCACTCGTCACAGAAGAAGACCGCCAGCACTGGGCCTTTCAACCACCTGAAGCGCCGCTGGGAGTTTCCTCAATCGATGACCTGATCCTCAAGAAGCTTCAAGCACACAACCTCAACTTCTCCCCGGAAGCCGATCGAGACACACTCATCCGTCGCGTTTATCTGGATCTGACCGGCATCCCACCGACACTCAAAGAATGGAAACGCTGGCATAACACAGATGATCCAAACTGGTATGCCGCGATGATTGATCATCTACTCGCTTCCCCCCGTTATGGCGAACGCTGGGGACGGTATTGGCTGGACATCGCCGGTTACGCCGACTCTGAAGGAGGGGTCTCCTCTGATCCGTTGCGCGAGGTCGCCTGGAAATATCGTGACTATGTTATTGATGCGTTCAATACCGATAAGCCTTATGACCGCTTTCTACTGGAACAGATCGCCGGTGATGAACTGATTGACTATGAAAACGCTCCTGCCACCACCGAAGAAATGGTACAGAATCTGGTCGCCACCGGTTTCCTCCGCATGGGTATTGACCAGACCGGTTCCCGCACAATGAATTTTGTGCCGGAACGCCTGGGTGTCGTCAACGACGCCATTAACGTCATGGGTTCCGGCGTTATGGGGCTGACACTGGAATGTGCCCGCTGCCACTCGCACAAATACGATCCACTACCACACCGTGATTATTATCGCTTCAAAGCGATTTTCCAGGGTGCTCTGGATGAGTACGACTGGCTGACTTTCAAAAACCGTTCGCTGGAATTAGCCACACCGGAACAGCAGAGCCGTGTCAAACAGATCAACCCCCTGCTCAATAAAAGACTGAAAAAGCTCGAATCAGCTCACAAAAAAGCGATTGCAGCTTTGCAAGTCGCGATGCTGCGGCAGTTTTATCCGAAACAATCTGCTGCTGAACAGCAGGAGACCCTCCGCGCTTTAAAGATTGCCGATAACACGCGCACACAACGTCAACGGATTCTGGTCGAGAAATTACGAATCGCAGAAACCATGCCCGAATCGAAATTCTCAGAATCGGTCAAGCAGGCACAACAAAATGTAATTTCCATCGAAAAGCAGAAGACTGAAATTAAACAGCAGATGGAACCCCCGCTTACAATCCGTGCCCTCTGGGACCGGGGCGAACCTTCGCCCACTTACATCCTGCTGCGAGGCGAACATGATCAACCGGGCAAACTTGTAGGGCCCGGAGTCCCCTCTGTTCTGACCGACGGACGTACCCCCTTCTCGGTGCAACCACCGTTTCCGAAGGGAACTCCCAAAACCGGCCGCCGCCTGGCATTGGCGCGCTGGTTAACAAAGAAAGATCATCCCCTCACAGCACGTGTAATCGTCAATCGCATCTGGTATCACCACTTCGGCACCGGACTGGTAAAAACACTCGAAAATTTCGGTGTGAAAGGTGAACGTCCTTCGCATCCGGAACTGCTCGACTGGCTGGCTGTCAAGTTTGTCGAACAGGGCTGGCGCATCAAAGACATGCATCACCTGATGCTGAATTCCCGCACTTACAGGCAATCCAGCACGATTACTCCTGAGATACAACAACACGATCCTCAGAATCGCCTGCTCTCTCACATGCCACTCCGCAGAATGAACGCCGAAGCGCTACGCGACTCAATTCTGGCGGTCTCAGGCAAGCTCGATCTCACCCCCGGCGGCCCTCCAGATTCGGTTACCGTCGACAGAAACGGCCTCGTCAGCGCCAACATCACCAGTAACGAAGGCTGGCGACGCAGTGTCTACCTGCAGTACCGTCGTACTGAAATTCCCACCATGTTGGATACCTTCGATTACCCTGAAATGGGGCCGAACTGTGTTTCGCGGACCATCTCCACGGTTTCACCTCAGTCACTGATGCTGTTGAACAATGAACGTGTTCATTCTTTGTCCCGCGCGTTCGCCTCACGCGTCCGCAATATGCTCGCAGACCAGAACAAGGATGATTTGAAGACACAGATCGCACTCGTATATCAGCTGGCACTGAATCGCTTACCAACTGCAGAAGAAAAGCAGTTGGGACAGGAAACCTTACAGGAATTGAAATCGCTCTGGAAAGATAATCCGCAAGCAGCTTTGGATACGTATTGCCATACTATCTTAAACTCTGCCGCGTTTTTGTATATTGATTGA
- a CDS encoding amidohydrolase family protein, giving the protein MNNPDCEVNRRKFLTTATTVSLATTLGINIARSTEKHSSDIKFIDTNISLFQWPFRRLPLDNTQTLIYKLRSLGIEQAWAGSYEGILHRDISTVNQRLAEECKRFPQLVPIGSINPTLPDWVHDLQECFHKYQMQGIRLHPNYHGYTLEDPRLLNLLKQVAEERRFVQLAATLEDTRTQHPSVRAADVDLKPLPELAEKVPGLKLQILNAKPRPDLIDKLSNVPGIFFDTARVESTDGVPALIRRLPEGRVMFGSHAPFLIPEAALVRVSESSTLDAASLHSVLSDNAAQFLSTIHTTKSSPPEIRVKSHDSQYTTTANTPAGLPSSQQLEKYRIWDSYFTPSHSHPGRDGSSSLIAEIERALPAINTGKFKKLCYFPHVGIGTTSDTELEQKLKTDPEVVMQPLKRWPDLLMGMIQLNANNLRGSLDALNRWLQDGPMRGVYFPGGGPAALTCTHRNFDPLIERISELNGVIMQHTWFITGGKRSPGGSTPSELAVLAQRFPQQKFICAHSGGEWERGIRAVRDSENILVETSGFDPTAGFIEMAVRELGAERIIFGSHLPSRSLGTELCKVTAAQISEADKRLILGSNFRNLLSLSDD; this is encoded by the coding sequence TTGAACAATCCGGACTGTGAAGTCAATCGACGCAAGTTTCTGACAACAGCGACCACCGTCAGTCTGGCCACCACACTCGGTATTAATATCGCCCGATCAACTGAGAAGCACTCCTCCGATATCAAATTTATCGACACGAATATCAGCCTGTTTCAATGGCCCTTTCGTCGACTTCCACTCGACAATACACAGACACTGATTTATAAACTGCGATCACTTGGCATCGAACAAGCCTGGGCAGGCAGCTACGAGGGAATCCTGCATCGAGATATTTCAACCGTCAATCAGCGACTGGCTGAGGAATGCAAGCGTTTTCCACAACTGGTTCCCATCGGCTCGATCAACCCCACACTTCCCGACTGGGTACACGATCTGCAAGAATGCTTTCACAAATATCAAATGCAGGGAATCCGACTGCACCCCAACTACCACGGCTACACACTCGAAGATCCTCGCTTACTGAATCTCTTAAAACAAGTCGCTGAAGAACGTCGCTTCGTACAGTTAGCCGCAACTCTGGAAGATACCCGTACCCAACATCCCTCGGTGCGGGCAGCCGATGTCGATCTCAAACCACTGCCGGAGTTGGCTGAGAAGGTCCCCGGTCTCAAGCTTCAGATTCTCAACGCAAAACCCCGTCCTGATCTGATCGACAAACTTAGTAACGTCCCGGGAATCTTCTTTGATACCGCTCGCGTCGAAAGCACCGATGGTGTTCCGGCTCTGATACGACGTCTCCCCGAGGGACGTGTCATGTTCGGCTCACATGCACCGTTTTTAATTCCGGAAGCGGCTCTGGTACGTGTCTCTGAATCGTCAACCCTTGATGCAGCATCTCTGCATTCGGTTCTGTCAGACAATGCAGCTCAGTTTCTGTCCACGATTCACACTACCAAAAGTTCTCCACCAGAGATTAGAGTCAAAAGCCACGATTCACAATATACGACGACCGCAAATACCCCCGCTGGTTTACCTTCCTCGCAACAGCTTGAGAAATACCGCATCTGGGATTCGTACTTCACTCCCTCCCATTCCCATCCGGGACGAGATGGTAGCAGCAGCCTGATCGCAGAAATTGAACGCGCCCTGCCCGCCATCAATACGGGAAAGTTTAAAAAGCTCTGTTATTTCCCCCACGTTGGCATCGGTACGACCAGTGATACAGAACTGGAACAAAAGCTGAAAACAGACCCGGAAGTCGTGATGCAACCGCTGAAACGCTGGCCCGACCTGCTGATGGGAATGATTCAACTCAACGCCAACAATCTACGCGGCTCGCTGGACGCATTAAATCGCTGGTTACAGGACGGCCCAATGCGCGGCGTTTATTTTCCGGGAGGCGGACCGGCAGCCCTCACCTGCACTCATCGCAATTTCGATCCCCTCATCGAGCGAATTTCGGAATTGAACGGCGTAATCATGCAACACACCTGGTTTATCACCGGAGGAAAACGGAGCCCCGGAGGATCGACGCCGTCCGAACTCGCGGTGCTGGCACAACGATTCCCCCAGCAGAAATTCATCTGCGCCCATTCCGGCGGCGAATGGGAACGTGGCATACGTGCTGTGCGAGATTCAGAAAATATTCTTGTAGAAACTTCAGGCTTTGATCCCACCGCCGGCTTCATTGAAATGGCAGTTCGCGAACTTGGTGCGGAACGCATCATCTTCGGCAGCCATCTCCCCTCCCGTTCTCTGGGCACGGAATTATGCAAAGTCACTGCAGCGCAAATTTCGGAAGCAGATAAACGCCTGATTCTCGGCTCCAATTTCCGCAACCTGTTATCTCTTTCAGACGACTAA
- a CDS encoding DUF1501 domain-containing protein: protein MFSKPHIEVPRTRREFLEKSGYGFGSVALAGLLAQAEAASAPNKFSSHAGLVPHHRPQAKNVIFLFMEGGPSHIDLFDPKPLLNKLAGQSLPDSFGDILTAAGESRSPLLVSKRKWKQHGEAGTWVSDWLPEIATCVDDIAVIRSCWADGLNHSSSVCQMNTCSLLGGRPSLGSWVTYGLGSENRNLPSFVVMQDNRSSVVNGPRNWGTGFMPAVYQGIQLREGKQPLPNLNNPEGITDRRQRTKLSLLNSLNQGFADQHTRQTELEARIASYELAFRMQTEAPEAVDMSQETEATRKLYGLDQEETSTFGRLCLMSRRLVERGVRFVQLYHGAGSKWDAHTGIEKNHTKHCKAMDHPVAGLIKDLKQRGLLDETLVVWGGEFGRTPMSEKGDGRDHNPTGFTMWMAGGGVKGGQTIGATDELGLRSIEDRMHVHDLHASILHLLGLDRMKLVYKYNGRPERPTINEGEFQTKLVTG, encoded by the coding sequence ATGTTTTCCAAACCGCACATTGAAGTACCGCGAACCCGTCGAGAGTTTCTGGAAAAGAGTGGCTACGGATTTGGTTCCGTAGCTCTGGCCGGCCTGCTTGCGCAGGCAGAGGCCGCGTCCGCTCCCAACAAGTTCTCTTCGCATGCCGGACTGGTACCGCACCATCGGCCGCAGGCGAAGAATGTCATCTTCCTGTTTATGGAAGGGGGCCCAAGTCATATCGATCTGTTTGATCCCAAGCCACTCTTGAATAAGCTGGCAGGCCAGTCTCTTCCCGATAGTTTTGGTGATATCCTGACTGCGGCAGGGGAATCTCGGTCTCCCCTGTTGGTGTCAAAACGAAAATGGAAACAACACGGTGAAGCAGGCACCTGGGTTTCCGACTGGCTCCCTGAAATTGCAACTTGTGTTGACGATATTGCCGTAATCCGTTCCTGCTGGGCAGATGGTCTCAACCATTCATCGAGCGTCTGTCAGATGAATACGTGTTCTTTGCTAGGTGGTCGTCCCTCACTGGGGAGCTGGGTGACCTACGGTCTCGGCTCTGAAAACAGGAATCTTCCCTCGTTCGTTGTGATGCAGGATAATCGCTCATCAGTTGTGAATGGACCGCGCAATTGGGGGACCGGGTTTATGCCGGCGGTATATCAGGGAATTCAATTGCGGGAGGGAAAGCAGCCCCTTCCAAATCTGAATAATCCGGAAGGAATTACAGACAGACGTCAACGCACGAAACTGTCACTTCTGAATTCACTGAATCAGGGTTTTGCTGACCAGCACACCAGGCAAACCGAACTCGAAGCACGCATCGCCAGTTATGAGTTGGCGTTTCGCATGCAGACCGAAGCGCCTGAAGCAGTTGACATGAGTCAGGAAACCGAAGCAACCCGCAAGCTTTACGGATTGGACCAGGAAGAGACGTCCACTTTCGGTCGGTTATGTCTGATGTCACGTCGGCTTGTCGAGCGCGGTGTCCGCTTTGTGCAGCTTTACCATGGCGCCGGAAGTAAGTGGGATGCCCATACAGGGATTGAGAAAAATCACACCAAGCACTGCAAGGCGATGGATCATCCCGTTGCAGGGCTTATCAAAGATTTGAAGCAACGGGGATTGTTGGATGAGACGCTCGTTGTGTGGGGAGGAGAATTCGGACGCACACCCATGTCAGAAAAAGGAGACGGACGGGATCACAATCCCACCGGATTTACCATGTGGATGGCCGGTGGAGGAGTTAAAGGTGGCCAAACCATTGGCGCGACCGATGAATTGGGATTGCGATCCATTGAGGATCGCATGCACGTTCACGACCTGCATGCATCGATTCTCCACCTGTTAGGCCTGGATCGCATGAAACTGGTCTACAAATACAATGGCCGTCCTGAACGTCCTACAATCAACGAAGGCGAGTTTCAGACGAAACTTGTGACAGGTTAA